One stretch of Brettanomyces nanus chromosome 4, complete sequence DNA includes these proteins:
- a CDS encoding uncharacterized protein (EggNog:ENOG41), with protein sequence MKFGSEMNDRSIERRSSSSISLSSTVSRSGSTDTSVNGASRKGHLERRQKRYLKDLYAAFKEQINFVSLFVNSKYGEISRRILATKKQLNAFINSEDNYSSLHVSEDIYQRMTAHKFLTIHKELEILSTDLQDLSRFILLQKIALKKLFKKFLKHSMYTYKQELVDKITSEFLVGNPDSFFELDLSDAAMELTLLFDVVNNYYYDGTALDSNGLQSIKKRYYHSNKAVDRQLVFGSSPSSLLSIDFPQSIEVASDPKLDRMYSSRVTAFDIVSHKKAPVSQVFWIHNDNLAEIRFLLLREFKLISDDTGIVDEDTKVQSAHQLKKTESSLNLMRNQERNSQTIGVGSSEDACESMFRPDTQRVSFWLANLANPKMTATRALSSNEVIDSASAASAASDFSNKESRGDIYPCDIAPQVTYSDFTIQNVPLIIAPLGGLRQFTLAPINQDIIKSLMGKNFDKSQLIRQWRKSGLMGNLKVSQLTLDWFYDENMVPLAKVKSDRIHFIDLGPPQKKIECYLTLDSNVRTSKLSDNSDLGWSETDEVSSDVFPHSILEIRYDSPLKSFSKSVQLLIDSHLVYRVDNLGFSLNNYLFAKYYASYVPDNIMLEFVAPWYEELQNKDIRKLPSLHRQESGSNNMNSGILLNKNEVQPQRSHTQGYWNEFDYGSDLEDDDAGFYVYEDGNNADGRSFGGGDANLFGFNFLTPEKVEAILGFANKVSNAFGRLNFLASKDDAADPENRPLMSRYQGEGHSHNYSYSGSSSRISSSPESDSEAEFCFSTKERERQKHRSIIEEAAGISAGMATSSQFRPNELARQVIHDKVLTCLYFSLVLISYLIDGAGIGIVFSVIRNTLKNPDVIGGNSVLIGTISLYGPPSS encoded by the exons ATGAAGTTCGGTTCTGAAATGAATGACCGCTCTATTGAGC GCCGTTCCTCGAGTTCgatttctttgtcttctaCCGTCTCCAGATCTGGTAGTACAGATACTTCTGTCAATGGTGCTTCACGAAAGGGTCATTTAGAAAGGCGCCAGAAGCGATACTTGAAGGACTTGTATGCGGCTTTCAAAGAACAGATCAATTTTGTTTCTCTCTTTGTCAATTCAAAGTACGGTGAGATATCCAGAAGAATTTTGGCAACAAAGAAGCAGCTGAATGCTTTCATAAACTCAGAAGATAATTATAGCTCTTTGCATGTGAGCGAAGACATATACCAGAGGATGACGGCACATAAGTTTTTGACCATTCACAAAGAGTTGGAGATACTCTCAACAGATTTACAGGATTTATCAAgattcattcttcttcaaaagattgCTCTCAAAAAGTTGTTTAAGAAGTTCCTCAAGCATTCCATGTACACATACAAACAAGAGTTGGTTGATAAGATCACCTCGGAGTTCCTCGTAGGCAATCCTGATTCCTTTTTCGAACTGGATCTGAGTGATGCGGCTATGGAATTAacccttctttttgatgtcGTCAACAACTACTATTATGATGGCACTGCTCTTGATTCAAATGGACTACAAAGCATCAAAAAGAGGTATTATCATTCAAACAAAGCCGTTGATCGGCAGCTGGTGTTTGGgtcttctccttcatcctTGCTATCCATAGATTTTCCTCAATCTATTGAGGTAGCTTCTGATCCTAAGTTGGACAGAATGTACTCTTCTAGGGTCACTGCTTTTGATATTGTTAGTCATAAAAAGGCACCAGTGTCGCAGGTGTTTTGGATTCACAATGACAACCTTGCCGAGATTCGCTTTCTCTTGCTTCGTGAATTTAAGCTTATATCTGATGATACCGGTATCGTCGATGAAGATACCAAAGTTCAGAGTGCTCaccagttgaagaaaacagaGTCTTCACTCAACTTGATGCGAAATCAGGAACGGAATTCTCAAACAATTGGCGTGGGCAGCAGTGAAGATGCTTGTGAGAGTATGTTCCGTCCAGATACGCAAAGGGTGTCATTTTGGCTTGCAAATCTAGCAAACCCAAAAATGACTGCTACAAGGGCTTTGTCCTCCAACGAAGTCATTGATAGCGCTTCCGCTGCGTCTGCAGCTTCCGACTTCAGCAACAAAGAAAGTCGCGGAGATATATACCCCTGCGATATTGCTCCGCAGGTGACCTACTCGGACTTCACCATCCAAAATGTACCGCTCATTATTGCTCCTCTTGGCGGACTTCGTCAATTCACCTTAGCGCCCATTAATCAAGATATTATAAAAAGTCTTATGGGAAAGAACTTCGACAAGTCACAACTTATTCGTCAATGGCGAAAATCTGGCTTAATGGGAAATCTTAAGGTTTCCCAGCTTACTCTCGACTGGTTCTATGACGAGAATATGGTACCGTTGGCCAAAGTGAAGTCCGATAGAATTCACTTCATTGATCTTGGGCCCCctcaaaagaaaatagaatGCTACTTAACTCTAGATAGCAACGTTCGAACATCTAAGTTGTCAGACAACAGCGACCTTGGTTGGTCCGAAACTGATGAGGTAAGCTCTGACGTCTTCCCCCATTCTATTTTGGAAATTCGTTATGATTCGCCATTAAAATCCTTTTCCAAAAGTGTGCAATTGTTGATCGATTCACACTTGGTGTATCGTGTGGACAATTTAGGCTTCTCCCTGAATAACTACTTGTTTGCTAAATATTATGCCAGCTATGTACCGGACAACATTATGCTGGAATTTGTCGCCCCTTGGTATGAAGAGCTTCAAAATAAGGACATTCGAAAGCTTCCCTCGCTCCATCGACAGGAATCTGGCTCCAATAACATGAATTCTGGAATTCTACTCAATAAAAATGAAGTGCAACCCCAGCGATCTCATACGCAGGGATACTGGAACGAGTTTGATTATGGCTCTGACCTcgaggatgatgatgctggTTTCTACGTCTACGAGGACGGTAACAATGCTGATGGCAGATCCTTCGGTGGTGGTGATGCCAACCTGTTTGGGTTTAACTTCCTCACTCCTGAAAAGGTTGAAGCCATTCTTGGATTTGCAAATAAAGTTTCAAATGCATTTGGTCGACTTAATTTTCTTGCATCCAAAGATGATGCTGCAGATCCGGAAAATCGGCCTTTGATGTCTCGATATCAAGGTGAAGGTCATTCACACAATTATTCTTACAGTGGAAGCTCTAGTCGGATATCTTCCAGTCCTGAATCAGACTCAGAGGCCGAGTTCTGCTTTtcaacaaaagaaagagaacgCCAAAAGCATCGCTCGATTATTGAAGAGGCTGCTGGAATAAGTGCTGGAATGGCTACCTCGAGTCAGTTTAGGCCTAATGAATTAGCTCGCCAAGTCATACACGACAAAGTCTTAACATGTTTATATTTCAGCCTCGTTCTTATCTCTTACCTCATAGATGGTGCAGGTATTGGCATAGTATTTTCTGTCATTCGAAATACTTTAAAAAATCCGGATGTGATTGGCGGCAATAGTGTTCTGAT TGGCACCATTTCGTTGTATGgtccaccttcttcttaa
- a CDS encoding uncharacterized protein (BUSCO:EOG093420X0), which yields MSTEYERIYLNQSKMPGRMRIAESGLGWKAQSVPGATTKTSPFLMPSEEISSAVWSRGCRGNELRIDTKNRGVVMLDGFGKEDFSSLKNELEKYFDMQLEAREHSLRGWNWGKTQLARNELIFNVSNKPAFEIPYSFVGNTNMTGKNEVSVEMDLSSNNKIERGGDELVEIKFFLPGSMKQEEEEVLKKKEEEREKVEGEGKEATGDKIEQLKTKALFFYDELKEKADLGQVAGEMIVSFGEILFLTPRGRYDIDMYDSFLRLRGKTYDYKIRYAQIQRIFSLPKIDGLHQLMILQVDPPLRQGQTKYSFLILQFDTQEEIEVELNLDDEEYEKKWKSRLNKTYNNYTYLVLSNIFKGFTERRVVQPGSFLSKESEVAISCSVKANEGHLYPLEKCLLFVTKPTILIPYSEVSEIVFSRVDSTGTQRTFDMNVNLKFGGSSHSFGNIDRGEQPLLENFFQSKNIQVKNDEKIAQDMMAAALMDSDGDEDMDMGSADEESPDEDFKPGEDDADVDDADVDDADIDDADIDDADVDDADIDDADVDDADVDDGDAKDDDGQPEIKKQKN from the coding sequence ATGTCAACCGAATATGAAAGAATTTACTTGAACCAGTCGAAGATGCCAGGCCGTATGAGAATTGCGGAATCAGGTTTGGGTTGGAAAGCACAGAGTGTTCCTGGAGCCACTACCAAGACGTCTCCGTTCTTAATGCCCAGCGAAGAGATCTCCTCGGCGGTTTGGTCACGTGGTTGCAGAGGAAACGAATTGCGTATTGACACCAAAAATAGGGGAGTGGTGATGCTGGATGGTTTTGGCAAGGAGGATTTCAGCAGTTTGAAGAACGAATTGGAGAAATACTTTGACATGCAATTGGAAGCACGTGAACACAGTTTGAGAGGCTGGAACTGGGGGAAAACCCAGCTTGCCCGAAATGAATTGATCTTCAATGTAAGTAACAAACCTGCCTTTGAAATTCCTTACTCTTTTGTTGGTAATACAAACATGACGGGTAAGAATGAAGTGTCTGTTGAAATGGATCTGTCTTCCAATAATAAGATCGAAAGAGGTGGAGACGAGCTGGTGGAAATTAAGTTTTTCTTACCAGGAAGTATGAAgcaagaagaggaagaggtgttaaaaaagaaagaagaggaaaggGAGAAGGTCGAAGGAGAGGGTAAGGAGGCCACGGGAGATAAGATCGAACAGCTCAAGACCAAGgctcttttcttttacgacgagttgaaggaaaaggccGATCTTGGACAAGTTGCTGGTGAAATGATTGTTTCTTTCGGTGAAATACTGTTCTTGACTCCTCGTGGAAGGTATGATATTGACATGTACGATTCGTTCCTGAGGTTGAGAGGAAAGACATACGATTATAAAATTCGTTATGCACAAATCCAACGGATCTTTTCATTGCCTAAGATTGATGGACTACATCAACTTATGATTTTGCAGGTTGATCCTCCGCTAAGGCAGGGACAGACAAAGTATTCATTTCTTATTTTGCAGTTTGATACACAGGAAGAGATCGAGGTGGAATTGAAccttgatgatgaagaatacgaaaaaaaatggaagtCTCGTTTGAACAAGACCTATAATAACTATACATATCTGGTTCTTTCCAACATATTTAAAGGATTTACTGAACGAAGGGTTGTTCAGCCGGGatctttcttatcaaagGAGTCCGAGGTTGCAATTAGTTGTTCTGTGAAGGCTAATGAGGGTCATTTGTATCCTTTAGAGAAGTGTCTGCTGTTTGTTACGAAACCAACCATCTTGATTCCTTATTCAGAGGTGAGCGAGATTGTTTTCTCTCGAGTCGACTCTACTGGAACACAGAGAACGTTTGATATGAATGTGAATCTCAAGTTCGGTGGAAGTTCTCATTCATTTGGTAACATCGATAGAGGTGAGCAGCCATTACTAGAGAATTTCTTCCAGTCTAAGAATATTCAAGTTAAgaatgatgagaagattgcTCAGGATATGATGGCAGCAGCTCTGATGGATTCTGATGGCGATGAGGATATGGATATGGGTTCTGCTGATGAGGAATCACCCGACGAGGACTTCAAGCCTGGTGAGGATGATGCGGATGTTGACGATGcagatgttgatgatgcGGACATTGATGATGCGGAcattgatgatgcagatgttgatgatgcggacattgatgatgcagatgttgatgatgcggatgttgatgatggagatgctaaagatgatgatggtcAGCCTGAGATtaagaagcagaaaaacTAA
- the SUB2 gene encoding Suppressor of the cold-sensitive snRNP biogenesis mutant brr1-1 (BUSCO:EOG093421YT), giving the protein MSAEGEEELLDYSDSEEINVASTTAKTVEETKKEEETDKKGSYVGVHTTGFRDFLLKPELLRAIADCGFEHPSEVQQACIPQAILGNDVLCQAKSGLGKTAVFVLSTLQQLDPTPGEISTIVICHTRELAYQIKNEYTRFSKYMPDVRTEVFYGGVSITKDAETLKNKDTCPHIVVGTPGRLNALVRDKIIRLNNVKNFVIDECDKVLEQVDMRRDIQEIFRATPYQKQVMMFSATLSTEIRPICKKFMKNPLEIYVDDEKKLTLHGLQQYYINLPEEKKNLKLAELLDSLEFNQVIIFVKSTRRATALNKLLCESNFPSICVHSGIPQEERIARYKSFKEYNKRICVSTDVFGRGIDIERINVAVNYDMPSEADQYLHRVGRAGRFGTKGLSISFISSKEDEELLSQIQERFEVKIQEFPAEGIDPSTYMNT; this is encoded by the exons ATGTCAgctgaaggagaagaagaattatTGGATTACTCTGACTCGGAGGAAATCAATGTGGCTTCAACCACTGCGAAGACCGTCGAGGAGaccaagaaggaggaagaaactGACAAGAAGGGCTCTTACGTTGGTGTTCACACCACTGGTTTCAGAGACTTTCTATTGAAGCCAGAATTGTTGAGAGCCATTGCCGATTGCGGTTTTGAACATCCTTCAGAAG TCCAACAAGCATGTATACCACAAGCTATTTTGGGTAACGATGTCTTGTGCCAGGCCAAATCTGGTTTGGGTAAGACTGCAGTTTTTGTCTTGTCCACTTTGCAACAATTGGATCCAACTCCTGGCGAGATCTCAACCATTGTGATCTGCCATACAAGAGAGTTGGCCTACCAAATCAAAAATGAGTACACACGATTTTCCAAGTATATGCCCGACGTTAGAACTGAAGTTTTCTACGGTGGAGTTTCAATCACCAAGGATGCCgagactttgaagaacaagGATACTTGTCCTCACATTGTTGTTGGTACCCCAGGTAGATTGAACGCCTTGGTTAGAGACAAGATTATCAGATTGAACAATGTCAAAAACTTTGTCATTGATGAATGTGATAAGGTCTTAGAGCAAGTGGACATGAGAAGAGATATCCAAGAGATCTTCAGAGCTACTCCTTACCAGAAGCAGGTTATGATGTTCTCGGCTACTCTATCCACTGAAATCAGACCTATTTGTAAGAAGTTCATGAAGAATCCATTAGAAATttatgttgatgatgaaaagaaattaaCCTTGCACGGTTTGCAGCAATACTATATCAACCTTccagaggagaagaagaacttaAAGTTGGCCGAGCTGTTGGATTCCTTAGAATTCAATCAGGTGATCATCTTTGTTAAATCCACTAGAAGAGCCACTGCCTTAAATAAGTTGCTATGCGAGTCTAATTTCCCTTCTATTTGTGTTCACTCTGGTATTCCTCAGGAAGAGAGAATAGCCAGATACAAGTCGTTCAAGGAGTACAACAAGCGTATATGTGTTTCTACAGATGTTTTTGGTAGAGGTATTGACATTGAAAGAATCAATGTCGCCGTTAACTACGATATGCCAAGTGAGGCCGATCAATACTTGCATAGAGTTGGTAGAGCAGGTAGGTTCGGTACTAAGGGTTTGTCTATTTCGTTTATCTCTAGTAAGGAGGACGAGGAGCTTTTGTctcaaatccaagaaagatttgAGGTTAAAATCCAGGAATTCCCAGCTGAAGGTATCGATCCTTCCACCTATATGAACACCTGA